From the Astatotilapia calliptera chromosome 6, fAstCal1.2, whole genome shotgun sequence genome, one window contains:
- the mtnr1aa gene encoding melatonin receptor type 1A-A isoform X2 → MTSMGNIFVVSLAVADLVVAIYPYPLVLTSIFHNGWNLGYVHCQISGFLMGVSVIGSIFNITGIAINRYCYICHSLKYDKLYSDKNSVCYVLLIWALTVVAIVPNLFVGSLQYDPRVYSCTFVQSASSAYTIAVVFFHFILPIMIVTYCYLRIWILVIQVRRRVKPDNRPKLTPHDVRNFVTMFVVFVLFAVCWAPLNFIGLAVAIKPEVVIPLIPEWLFVASYFMAYFNSCLNAIVYGVLNQNFRREYKRIVVSVCTARIFFQDSSNDAGERLKSKPSPLMTNNNQVKVDSV, encoded by the coding sequence GGAACATCTTTGTGGTGAGCCTGGCAGTGGCAGACCTTGTGGTGGCCATCTACCCATACCCTCTGGTCCTCACCTCCATCTTCCACAATGGCTGGAACCTGGGTTACGTCCACTGCCAAATCAGCGGCTTCCTCATGGGTGTCAGCGTCATcggctccatcttcaacatcacCGGCATCGCCATCAACCGATACTGTTATATCTGCCACAGCCTCAAATACGATAAACTGTACAGCGACAAAAACTCTGTCTGCTATGTGTTGTTAATCTGGGCGCTGACTGTTGTTGCCATCGTGCCCAACCTGTTTGTGGGCTCGCTTCAGTACGACCCGCGGGTTTATTCCTGCACATTTGTTCAGTCGGCTAGCTCCGCATACACCATCGCCGTGGTCTTCTTCCACTTCATTTTACCCATCATGATTGTCACCTACTGCTACCTGCGCATTTGGATATTGGTCATACAGGTAAGGAGACGGGTCAAGCCAGACAATCGACCCAAGTTGACGCCACATGACGTTAGGAACTTTGTTAccatgtttgtggtgtttgtgctCTTTGCTGTGTGCTGGGCACCGCTAAACTTCATCGGACTGGCTGTAGCGATCAAACCGGAGGTTGTGATTCCCCTCATCCCTGAGTGGTTGTTCGTGGCCAGCTACTTCATGGCCTACTTTAACAGCTGCCTTAATGCCATTGTGTATGGCGTGCTGAACCAGAACTTCCGGCGCGAGTACAAGCGTATTGTAGTGTCAGTGTGCACGGCTCGCATCTTCTTCCAGGACAGCTCGAATGACGCAGGGGAGCGGCTCAAGAGTAAACCGTCACCGCTCATGACCAACAACAACCAGGTCAAAGTGGACTCTGTCTGA